In Xyrauchen texanus isolate HMW12.3.18 chromosome 14, RBS_HiC_50CHRs, whole genome shotgun sequence, the following are encoded in one genomic region:
- the LOC127654892 gene encoding gamma-crystallin M2-like isoform X6, producing MMGKVIFYEDRNFQGRSYECMNDCADMSSYMSRCHSCRVESGCFMMYDNPNYMGNQYFFRKGEYADYMSMFGMSNCIRSCRMISMHRGSYRMRIYERENFMGQMHEMMDDCDNMMDRYRMSHCNSCHVMEGHWLMYEQPHYKGRMQYFRPGEYRSFNNMGGMRFMSMRRIMDSMY from the exons GTCATCTTCTATGAGGACAGAAACTTCCAGGGTCGCTCATATGAGTGTATGAACGACTGTGCTGACATGTCCTCCTACATGAGCCGCTGTCACTCCTGCAGAGTGGAGAGCGGCTGTTTCATGATGTATGATAATCCCAACTACATGGGAAATCAGTATTTCTTCAGGAAGGGCGAGTATGCTGATTACATGTCCATGTTTGGAATGAGCAACTGCATCAGGTCCTGCCGTATGATCTCCATG CACAGGGGATCCTACAGAATGAGGATCTACGAGAGGGAGAACTTCATGGGCCAGATGCACGAGATGATGGATGACTGTGACAACATGATGGACCGTTACCGCATGTCTCACTGCAATTCTTGCCATGTGATGGAAGGTCACTGGCTCATGTATGAGCAGCCCCACTACAAAGGCAGGATGCAGTACTTCAGGCCTGGAGAGTACAGGAGCTTCAACAACATGGGTGGCATGAGATTCATGAGCATGAGACGTATCATGGATTCTATGTACTAG